The following are encoded together in the Mammaliicoccus vitulinus genome:
- a CDS encoding RecQ family ATP-dependent DNA helicase translates to MLHSKLKQYFGYETFRNGQEETVQNILDGHDVLSILSTGAGKSLCYQLPAYITGGRVLIISPLISLMDDQVVQMKLNGEKNAVAIHSALSIDEKRDIFKSLSQYQFIFCSPEFIYEEHNFKHFKSIDFKYIVLDEAHCLSEWGFDFRPHYALISKVTQYFNHAQVIALTATLTDKMVEDIQEITKRTFKIHKEGLNRSNIMYHHFNFESEEEKDKFLLNEIKESGPTIIYVSSKKKCHELADIIYKEGYLTGIYHGDLDYQERTTVQTQFINNDIKIIVATSAFGMGINKQDVRTVIHYHLPTSPSKYVQEVGRAGRDGEPSQALSLFTSRDLLILNHLAHDHGIDLDMLNLYEQGYQLNEEVTTNIKFLLELYPFEQLKDKIQAEQDQKLAAFHYMKNYIQSNYCRRSYLMQYFNESVNQKDKCCDNCNNVKLLKLPNIKEVKRRISYQNRLNAIF, encoded by the coding sequence ATGTTACACAGTAAACTCAAACAATATTTTGGATATGAAACATTTAGAAATGGGCAAGAAGAAACTGTTCAAAATATACTAGATGGTCATGATGTATTAAGCATTCTTTCAACTGGTGCAGGTAAAAGTTTGTGTTATCAATTACCAGCTTATATTACGGGAGGTAGGGTTCTCATCATATCACCTTTAATTTCATTAATGGATGATCAAGTTGTACAAATGAAATTAAATGGAGAAAAAAATGCGGTAGCCATACATTCAGCATTATCGATTGATGAAAAGCGAGACATATTTAAATCTTTATCTCAGTATCAATTTATATTTTGTAGTCCAGAGTTTATTTATGAAGAGCATAATTTCAAACATTTCAAATCAATAGATTTTAAATATATCGTATTAGATGAAGCGCACTGTTTAAGTGAATGGGGATTTGATTTTAGACCACACTATGCACTCATTTCAAAAGTGACGCAATATTTTAATCATGCTCAAGTAATTGCGTTAACGGCAACATTAACGGATAAAATGGTGGAAGATATACAAGAAATTACGAAAAGAACATTCAAAATACATAAAGAAGGATTAAATCGTTCAAATATTATGTATCATCATTTTAACTTTGAGAGCGAAGAAGAAAAAGACAAATTTTTATTAAATGAAATAAAAGAATCAGGTCCTACTATCATTTACGTATCTTCAAAGAAAAAATGTCACGAATTAGCTGATATTATATATAAAGAAGGTTATTTAACGGGTATTTATCATGGTGATTTAGACTATCAAGAAAGAACAACAGTTCAAACACAGTTTATTAACAATGATATCAAAATAATCGTAGCGACAAGTGCTTTCGGCATGGGTATAAACAAACAAGATGTTAGAACAGTTATCCATTACCATTTGCCAACATCTCCTTCTAAATATGTCCAAGAAGTTGGTAGAGCGGGGAGAGATGGTGAGCCGTCACAAGCATTAAGTTTATTTACGTCGCGTGATTTATTAATTCTTAATCACTTGGCACATGATCATGGAATCGATTTAGATATGCTTAATTTATACGAACAAGGGTATCAGTTAAATGAGGAAGTTACGACGAATATTAAATTCCTTCTTGAGCTATATCCTTTCGAACAATTAAAAGATAAAATTCAAGCAGAACAAGATCAAAAATTAGCTGCATTTCATTATATGAAAAACTATATTCAAAGTAACTATTGTAGAAGAAGTTATTTAATGCAATATTTCAATGAATCTGTTAATCAAAAAGATAAATGCTGTGATAACTGTAACAATGTAAAGTTATTAAAATTACCGAACATTAAAGAAGTTAAACGAAGAATATCTTATCAAAATAGATTAAATGCAATATTTTAA
- a CDS encoding YpdA family putative bacillithiol disulfide reductase: MQEYESLIIGGGPCGLSAAIEQKRRGINAVVIEKGNVVDAIYNYPTHQTFFSSSDKLGIGDVPFIVEDLKPKRNQALVYYREVVKHHQIDVRTFEEVLAVKKVDNRFLVSTTKQTYKVRFLTIATGYYGQPNELEVEGQELSKVMHYFKEAHPYFNQDVVIVGGKNSAVDAAIELEKAGANVTVLYRGSEYSKSIKPWILPNFESLANHEKITMHFNSEVERIDEDTLTFSKEGKSHTIKNDFVFAMIGYHPDYKFLESCGVETITNEFGTAPSYNKDTMESNVENLYIAGVIAAGNDANTIFIENGKFHGGTIAQDIDRKKQTPLES; the protein is encoded by the coding sequence ATGCAAGAATATGAAAGTTTAATAATCGGTGGAGGTCCTTGTGGTTTAAGTGCTGCAATTGAACAAAAGAGAAGAGGCATCAATGCAGTAGTCATTGAAAAAGGTAATGTAGTAGATGCAATTTATAATTACCCAACTCACCAAACCTTCTTTTCTTCAAGTGATAAACTCGGTATCGGTGATGTGCCGTTTATCGTTGAAGACTTAAAGCCTAAAAGGAACCAAGCACTCGTTTATTATAGAGAAGTTGTTAAACATCATCAGATTGATGTAAGAACATTTGAAGAAGTGTTAGCAGTTAAAAAAGTAGATAATAGATTTTTAGTTTCAACTACTAAACAAACTTACAAAGTAAGATTTTTAACGATTGCTACTGGGTATTATGGACAACCTAATGAATTAGAAGTAGAAGGTCAAGAGTTAAGTAAAGTCATGCATTATTTTAAAGAAGCGCATCCTTATTTCAATCAAGACGTTGTGATTGTTGGCGGGAAGAATTCAGCAGTAGATGCTGCAATTGAGTTAGAGAAAGCTGGAGCAAATGTAACAGTTCTTTATCGTGGATCAGAGTATTCTAAGAGTATCAAACCATGGATATTACCTAACTTTGAATCACTTGCGAATCACGAAAAAATTACGATGCATTTTAATAGTGAAGTAGAACGTATAGACGAAGATACCTTAACTTTTTCTAAAGAAGGAAAATCTCACACAATTAAAAATGATTTCGTTTTTGCTATGATCGGCTATCACCCTGATTATAAGTTTTTAGAATCATGTGGTGTTGAAACGATTACGAACGAATTTGGAACAGCACCTTCGTATAATAAAGATACGATGGAATCCAATGTTGAAAACTTATATATTGCAGGTGTTATTGCTGCAGGTAACGATGCCAACACTATTTTCATTGAAAATGGTAAGTTTCATGGCGGCACGATTGCACAAGATATAGACAGAAAGAAACAAACACCTTTAGAATCATAA
- a CDS encoding helix-turn-helix domain-containing protein has product MTDLQDIIMKTLSMKHENKTYKSIYNILTGKKTHQTYFDATIEHLKLYYGCLPNLKYADFEKVVEQQINKDLKPIVGDYFYHQATQTVGTLLLLIQMVSQRKHEHFSYQPIINDKTIQFKAKELYISIKDDSENQFITEVHHLFEDMNQFFNEIYVHYLLAGYRETPYTTEQIALLEDISIIKLKAHLVEEYQFIQVTLQNEDKYPILSQIKFMPKLHQQTLTTYQLLNQTYDIETLARLKNVKSHTIHDHVIEMYIKGYLTDKNKYIDDDKFLGFVKVFEDKPNQNLKYYYESLGEFTYFEIKLMYVIYAMEGLNVTQ; this is encoded by the coding sequence GTGACTGATTTGCAAGACATAATTATGAAAACCCTTTCTATGAAACACGAAAATAAAACGTATAAAAGTATTTATAATATTTTAACTGGGAAGAAAACGCACCAAACATATTTTGATGCTACGATTGAGCATTTAAAATTATATTATGGTTGTTTACCTAACCTAAAATATGCGGATTTTGAAAAGGTTGTTGAACAACAAATAAATAAAGATTTAAAGCCGATTGTAGGTGACTATTTTTACCATCAAGCCACACAAACAGTAGGCACTTTATTACTGTTAATTCAAATGGTTAGCCAGAGAAAACATGAACATTTCTCTTATCAACCCATTATTAATGATAAAACGATACAATTCAAGGCAAAAGAATTATACATATCTATTAAAGATGATAGTGAAAATCAATTTATAACAGAAGTTCATCACTTATTTGAAGATATGAATCAATTTTTTAATGAAATCTATGTTCATTACTTATTAGCAGGTTATCGAGAAACCCCATATACCACAGAACAAATAGCACTGTTAGAAGATATATCTATTATTAAATTAAAAGCGCATTTAGTGGAGGAATATCAATTTATACAAGTAACGCTGCAAAATGAAGACAAATACCCAATTTTATCTCAAATTAAATTTATGCCTAAGTTACATCAACAAACATTAACGACTTATCAATTATTAAATCAAACTTACGATATTGAAACATTAGCACGCTTAAAAAATGTTAAGTCGCATACAATTCATGATCATGTCATAGAAATGTATATTAAAGGTTATTTAACAGATAAAAACAAGTACATTGATGATGATAAATTTTTGGGATTTGTAAAAGTTTTTGAAGACAAGCCAAATCAAAATTTGAAATATTATTATGAATCATTAGGTGAATTCACTTATTTTGAAATTAAATTAATGTATGTGATCTATGCAATGGAGGGATTGAATGTTACACAGTAA
- the cmk gene encoding (d)CMP kinase, giving the protein MKKINIAIDGPAAAGKSTIAKLVAQQFNMIYVDTGAMYRAITLYYIEQESEDFDRLVKEIDLKIVLDNGQRVILNGKDVSERIRENDVTEKVSYVASKESVRTFLVEQQQKLADEKNVVMDGRDIGTTVLPDAELKIYMIASVEERAVRRLKDNELRGIESDLEFLKVDIERRDQYDMNRDISPLVKAEDAISIDTTGLTIEEVTNQITELAKDKMV; this is encoded by the coding sequence ATGAAGAAAATAAATATTGCAATAGATGGTCCAGCAGCAGCTGGTAAAAGTACAATCGCTAAATTAGTAGCGCAACAATTTAACATGATTTATGTGGATACAGGTGCTATGTATAGAGCGATAACACTTTATTACATTGAACAAGAATCTGAAGATTTTGACCGTCTTGTTAAAGAAATTGATTTGAAAATTGTATTAGATAATGGTCAACGCGTCATTTTAAATGGTAAAGATGTTTCAGAAAGAATAAGAGAAAATGACGTGACAGAAAAAGTTTCATATGTTGCCTCTAAAGAATCGGTTCGCACATTTTTAGTAGAACAGCAACAAAAGTTAGCGGATGAAAAAAATGTTGTAATGGATGGCAGAGATATTGGCACAACTGTGTTACCAGATGCAGAACTCAAAATATACATGATTGCATCTGTAGAAGAACGTGCAGTAAGACGTTTGAAAGATAATGAGTTAAGAGGCATTGAATCTGATTTAGAATTTTTAAAGGTTGATATTGAACGTCGAGATCAATACGATATGAATCGAGACATTTCACCTTTAGTTAAAGCTGAAGATGCAATAAGTATTGATACAACTGGTTTAACAATTGAAGAAGTGACAAATCAGATTACAGAACTAGCAAAAGACAAAATGGTCTAA
- a CDS encoding CBS domain-containing protein, whose product MYLTNIMISKEKCYIAHPKDTIHSALDKLEHHGIDGLPIVADGKYIGMITRYSIFRHYFFKKENVTRDEFIDDTLIEEILTLDLHSLNENKLVEESLLNLQDFPILAVVNDDKDFLGIVTRYDVMEQFKSAFGMKQKGVRIAITSVEAEGRIKRLSSIIAKHKLNTISFVTFDETDKMYRRMIIKVEKSNNIDKFIKYLSKNGFKVLDVTEEV is encoded by the coding sequence ATGTATTTAACGAATATAATGATATCGAAAGAAAAGTGTTATATTGCTCATCCGAAAGATACGATTCACTCAGCGTTGGATAAGTTAGAACATCACGGGATTGATGGTTTACCAATCGTTGCTGATGGAAAGTATATTGGTATGATTACAAGATATAGTATTTTTAGACATTATTTCTTTAAAAAAGAAAATGTAACGAGAGATGAATTTATTGATGATACATTGATTGAAGAAATCTTAACTTTAGACTTACACTCTTTAAATGAAAATAAACTTGTTGAAGAGTCACTTCTAAACTTGCAAGATTTCCCAATTCTTGCCGTCGTCAATGACGATAAAGATTTTCTAGGTATCGTTACAAGATACGATGTAATGGAGCAATTTAAATCAGCTTTTGGTATGAAACAAAAAGGTGTTAGAATCGCTATTACATCAGTGGAAGCTGAAGGTAGAATTAAACGACTATCAAGCATTATAGCAAAACACAAATTAAATACGATTTCATTTGTAACATTTGATGAGACGGACAAAATGTATCGAAGAATGATTATTAAAGTAGAAAAATCGAATAATATTGATAAGTTTATCAAGTACTTATCTAAAAATGGATTTAAAGTTCTTGATGTTACTGAAGAAGTATAA
- a CDS encoding asparaginase: protein MKRILVIHTGGTISMSEDKDTGKVETNSEHPMHRHQQFIQSLGDITEINPFQVPSPHMNNQYIIKLKNIICESIKNNEYDAFVITHGTDTLEETAYLLDLTIDTELPIILTGAMRSSNEIGSDGLYNYVSALKVASTDDAQNKGVMVVFNDEIHTAKNVTKTHTSNTSTFQSPNYGPIGSVTKTHVSFHHKPFPYKKYPEINPNIKIGIVKAHMDLSSDLLNFFVDYKYDGLIIEALGQGNMPPTALEGIKHLIEADIPVVMVSRSLNGIVGGIYAYEGGGYQLQQMGIILSNGLNGQKARLKLLVGLSNQLTKDDLVQYFA from the coding sequence ATGAAGAGAATTTTAGTTATACATACTGGTGGAACAATTAGTATGTCAGAAGATAAAGATACAGGTAAAGTAGAAACCAACTCAGAGCATCCAATGCATAGACATCAACAGTTTATACAATCTCTAGGTGACATTACAGAAATCAATCCATTCCAAGTACCTTCTCCACATATGAACAATCAATATATTATTAAATTGAAAAATATCATATGCGAATCAATCAAAAATAATGAATATGATGCATTTGTTATCACGCATGGTACGGATACATTAGAAGAAACAGCTTATTTGTTAGATTTAACAATAGATACTGAGTTACCTATAATTTTAACAGGTGCGATGAGATCTTCCAACGAAATTGGTTCTGACGGTTTATATAACTATGTTTCGGCATTAAAAGTTGCTTCAACTGATGATGCTCAAAATAAAGGCGTCATGGTTGTATTTAATGATGAAATTCATACCGCTAAAAATGTTACGAAGACGCATACTTCGAATACAAGCACTTTTCAAAGCCCTAATTATGGACCGATAGGAAGCGTCACAAAAACACACGTTTCATTCCATCATAAGCCATTTCCTTATAAGAAATATCCTGAAATCAATCCAAATATCAAAATCGGTATTGTAAAAGCACATATGGATTTATCTAGTGATTTATTAAACTTTTTCGTTGACTACAAATACGATGGTTTAATAATTGAAGCACTCGGTCAAGGAAATATGCCTCCAACAGCGTTAGAAGGCATCAAACATTTAATAGAGGCTGATATACCAGTCGTAATGGTTTCACGATCATTAAACGGTATTGTTGGTGGTATATACGCATATGAAGGTGGCGGCTACCAGTTACAACAAATGGGCATTATTTTATCAAATGGTTTAAATGGCCAAAAAGCTCGATTAAAACTTCTTGTAGGATTAAGTAATCAATTAACAAAAGACGATTTAGTACAATATTTCGCATAA
- a CDS encoding ECF transporter S component has protein sequence MSNDNKTKRLLTVSMLIAISFILMFLKFPLPFLPPYLTMDFSDVPVLVATFAFGPVSGILVALFKNVLNFLIVSHEPIGNTANFLASVCLIIPTYYFYRIKKSKLFMGYGLITGVILMTVFMSLMNYFVLLPLYGQIMNLADLAHNLKMIVSAGIIPFNLIKGIVISVIYLIIFDKLKTIIK, from the coding sequence ATGTCTAACGATAACAAAACAAAACGCTTACTCACTGTAAGTATGCTTATTGCAATCAGCTTTATTTTAATGTTTTTAAAATTTCCATTGCCATTTTTACCACCATATTTAACGATGGATTTCAGCGATGTGCCAGTACTTGTGGCGACATTTGCATTTGGCCCAGTATCAGGAATATTAGTTGCATTATTTAAAAATGTATTAAACTTTTTAATCGTATCACATGAACCAATCGGAAATACGGCTAACTTTTTAGCTTCAGTTTGTTTAATTATACCAACATACTATTTTTACCGTATTAAAAAATCTAAACTGTTCATGGGTTATGGTTTAATAACAGGTGTCATATTGATGACTGTATTTATGAGTTTAATGAACTATTTTGTATTATTACCTTTATACGGTCAAATCATGAACTTAGCAGATCTTGCGCATAATTTAAAAATGATTGTATCTGCAGGTATCATTCCATTCAATTTAATAAAAGGTATTGTGATTTCAGTCATATACTTAATCATCTTTGATAAACTCAAAACAATTATAAAATAA
- a CDS encoding LysM peptidoglycan-binding domain-containing protein produces MSKDNFKDEFEKSRQPIERPEDKVKKEEVNTEETNNNSQSNRKEVEDSKQDNKQQRKNEQTYPPRGALRRQRRKEEANKQKNNEDVKQEQEIKEEPATPKQDSTNKAGAAGIGAAGAAAGVGASKHNDNNKKRPKKSLTDKPEQKVEQQKSENDNKGKKAAVAGGAGAVGAGAAASAANNGQKDQNNQNKQENNQNDNKDKSNKKKGAAVAGGAAAVGAGAAASAAHKGHKDQKNQNKQENNQNDNKDKSNKKKGAAVAGGAAAVGAGAAASAAHKGHKDQKNQNKQENNQNDNKDKSNKKKGAAAAGVGAAGAAGAGAAGASGGGTPPNGGNSGQSGNNGDDGNSSKFKKALIPIIAAILILGALAIFLGMYLNGTNKDNGKEIAEKTEQTNSDTKKKADEQAEKERAKKDEEKKSEDSDKQSNDSDKNNNSNASSESSENSSENSSENSTNENGSDEQNNQTDQNQNSDNSVNQYNENAENEDVQNAAQDAANNQTEQNAQSNQNQNQSQQAHTVTGKENLYRIAIQYYGSGSPENVDKIRQANGISGNELSQGQNLVIP; encoded by the coding sequence TTGTCTAAAGATAATTTTAAAGACGAGTTTGAAAAGAGTCGTCAACCGATAGAACGACCTGAAGACAAGGTAAAGAAAGAAGAAGTAAACACCGAAGAGACGAACAATAATAGTCAATCTAATCGGAAAGAAGTAGAAGATTCAAAACAAGATAATAAGCAACAGCGTAAAAACGAACAAACGTATCCACCAAGAGGTGCATTAAGAAGACAACGTAGAAAAGAAGAGGCTAATAAACAGAAGAATAACGAAGATGTGAAGCAAGAACAAGAAATTAAAGAAGAACCAGCGACACCTAAACAAGATTCAACTAATAAAGCTGGTGCTGCTGGAATAGGCGCAGCAGGAGCCGCTGCAGGTGTTGGTGCTTCTAAACATAATGATAATAATAAAAAGCGTCCAAAAAAATCTTTAACTGACAAACCTGAACAAAAGGTTGAACAACAGAAGTCAGAAAATGATAATAAAGGCAAAAAAGCTGCAGTAGCAGGCGGAGCCGGTGCAGTTGGCGCAGGAGCTGCAGCTTCAGCAGCCAATAATGGTCAAAAAGATCAAAATAACCAAAATAAGCAAGAAAACAATCAGAATGATAATAAAGATAAATCGAACAAGAAAAAAGGCGCAGCAGTAGCAGGCGGAGCCGCTGCAGTTGGCGCAGGAGCTGCAGCTTCAGCAGCCCATAAAGGTCATAAAGACCAAAAAAATCAAAATAAGCAAGAAAACAATCAGAATGATAATAAAGATAAATCGAACAAGAAAAAAGGCGCAGCAGTAGCAGGCGGAGCCGCTGCAGTTGGCGCAGGAGCTGCAGCTTCAGCAGCCCATAAAGGTCATAAAGACCAAAAAAATCAAAATAAGCAAGAAAACAATCAGAATGATAATAAAGATAAATCGAACAAGAAAAAAGGCGCTGCCGCTGCTGGCGTAGGTGCTGCAGGTGCAGCCGGTGCCGGTGCTGCAGGAGCTTCCGGTGGAGGCACACCGCCTAATGGTGGTAATAGTGGACAGAGTGGTAATAATGGAGACGATGGTAATTCTAGCAAGTTTAAAAAAGCTTTAATACCGATAATAGCTGCCATTCTTATCTTAGGGGCTCTGGCAATATTCCTTGGCATGTACTTAAATGGTACCAATAAAGACAATGGTAAAGAAATTGCCGAAAAAACTGAACAAACTAACAGTGATACTAAGAAAAAAGCGGATGAACAAGCAGAGAAAGAAAGAGCTAAAAAAGATGAAGAGAAGAAATCAGAAGATAGCGATAAGCAATCAAATGATTCAGATAAAAATAACAACTCAAACGCTTCTAGTGAATCATCTGAAAATTCATCTGAAAACTCATCTGAAAATAGCACGAATGAAAATGGATCAGATGAACAAAATAATCAAACTGATCAAAATCAAAACAGCGACAATAGTGTAAATCAATATAACGAAAATGCTGAAAATGAAGATGTTCAAAATGCCGCACAAGATGCAGCAAATAATCAAACTGAACAAAATGCACAAAGTAATCAAAACCAAAATCAATCACAACAAGCACACACTGTAACAGGTAAAGAAAACTTATATCGTATCGCTATTCAATATTACGGTAGTGGTTCACCTGAAAACGTAGATAAAATCAGACAAGCAAATGGTATTTCTGGCAATGAATTATCTCAAGGTCAGAATTTAGTAATACCATAG
- a CDS encoding ferredoxin codes for MAKYTIVDMDTCIACGACGAAAPDIYDYDDEGIAYVILDDNKGIEAVPEELLEDMEDAFEGCPTDSIKIADESFDGDALKFE; via the coding sequence TTGGCTAAATACACAATAGTAGATATGGATACATGTATCGCGTGTGGTGCATGTGGAGCAGCTGCCCCCGATATATATGATTATGACGATGAGGGAATCGCCTACGTAATATTAGACGACAATAAGGGAATCGAAGCTGTCCCAGAAGAATTACTCGAAGATATGGAAGATGCTTTCGAAGGTTGTCCAACAGATTCAATTAAAATAGCAGATGAATCGTTTGACGGAGACGCACTTAAATTCGAATAA
- a CDS encoding ATP-binding protein, with protein sequence MNRLNSVVVKLWLSIILIVTTVLLLLSAFLITFLQSYNTSNTGENLYNNASKIERLLLNSHEKEHVIDYAKELIEDPAGLIIIKNNQDLTKQSDDPLKDVMIDEIRTNHAFDKVFNKDKHVLKEINLSFNGEKHTYILLGYPSQAFQTDEAGIFLFQDINTIKEAQNVVTLSILVSAIILLVVSTVFAFFLSNRITKPLIQLKHAAFKVAKGHYTEKVPIYTRDEIGELGLAFNKMSKDIRTNIDDVKSKNNIQEKLINSMIDGVLGINDKNEIIISNSKADAFLKEVKEYQHVDISIQRNETFKEKNTQFFEYEVGHKYYVVISTYIDSIQNDGSSGIVVIIRDMTEEHHMDQMKKDFIASVSHELRTPISMLQGYTEAIVDGVVTDKKDVDDFLFIILDESKRLSRLINELLEVAKMDAEGIKVHLDEFEISTLINKIDTKFLPQARENGLNLNVKHIGEAINWYGDSDRIEQILTNLIDNAVRYTHQKDSIDVIFDDTQEEDFVITVQDTGVGIAKEHLEQIFDRFYKVDASRTRGKHGTGLGLFIVQKIVDAHDGTINVTSEQEKGTKFIITLPK encoded by the coding sequence ATGAATCGATTAAATAGTGTTGTTGTAAAACTGTGGTTATCTATTATATTAATAGTAACGACAGTTTTACTTTTATTAAGCGCCTTTCTCATAACTTTTTTGCAATCATACAATACTTCCAATACAGGTGAGAACTTATACAATAATGCCAGTAAAATTGAACGGCTACTTCTTAATTCACATGAGAAAGAACATGTGATTGATTATGCTAAAGAACTAATTGAAGATCCAGCAGGACTCATTATCATTAAAAACAATCAGGATTTAACGAAACAATCTGACGATCCACTAAAAGATGTCATGATTGATGAAATTAGAACAAATCATGCTTTTGACAAAGTTTTTAACAAGGATAAACATGTATTAAAAGAAATCAATTTGTCATTCAATGGTGAAAAGCACACCTATATTTTATTAGGTTATCCATCGCAAGCTTTTCAAACAGATGAAGCGGGTATATTTTTATTCCAAGATATCAATACCATTAAAGAAGCTCAAAATGTCGTGACGCTCAGTATTTTAGTTTCTGCAATTATATTATTAGTTGTCAGTACAGTATTTGCATTTTTCCTTTCAAATAGAATTACTAAACCGCTCATTCAACTTAAACACGCTGCTTTTAAAGTTGCGAAAGGTCATTATACAGAGAAAGTTCCTATTTATACGCGTGACGAAATTGGAGAACTAGGTTTGGCATTTAATAAAATGAGTAAAGATATAAGAACGAATATTGATGACGTTAAATCAAAAAATAACATTCAAGAAAAACTTATAAATTCTATGATTGATGGTGTGCTCGGTATAAATGATAAAAATGAAATCATTATATCTAATTCCAAAGCCGATGCATTCTTAAAAGAAGTTAAAGAATATCAACATGTAGATATTTCAATTCAAAGAAATGAAACATTTAAAGAGAAAAACACTCAATTCTTTGAGTATGAAGTAGGTCATAAATATTATGTTGTAATATCAACATACATTGACAGCATACAAAATGATGGTTCATCTGGAATTGTTGTTATCATTCGAGATATGACTGAAGAACACCATATGGATCAAATGAAAAAAGACTTTATAGCAAGTGTTTCACATGAGTTAAGAACACCTATTTCCATGTTGCAAGGTTATACAGAAGCTATCGTTGATGGTGTAGTGACAGACAAAAAAGATGTAGATGATTTTCTATTTATCATTTTAGATGAGTCTAAAAGGTTGAGCAGGCTCATTAACGAACTATTAGAAGTTGCCAAAATGGATGCTGAAGGTATTAAAGTTCATCTAGATGAATTTGAAATATCGACGCTCATCAATAAAATAGATACTAAATTTTTGCCACAAGCACGAGAAAATGGCTTGAATTTAAACGTAAAACATATTGGCGAAGCTATTAATTGGTACGGTGATAGTGATAGAATCGAGCAAATATTAACGAATTTAATTGATAATGCTGTAAGATATACGCATCAGAAAGATTCAATTGACGTTATATTCGATGACACACAAGAAGAAGATTTTGTAATCACTGTTCAAGATACAGGAGTCGGTATTGCGAAAGAACATTTAGAACAGATTTTTGATCGATTTTATAAAGTGGATGCATCACGTACAAGAGGTAAACACGGTACCGGACTTGGATTGTTTATCGTACAAAAGATTGTCGATGCTCATGATGGTACGATAAATGTGACAAGTGAACAAGAAAAAGGCACGAAATTTATAATTACTTTACCTAAATAA